One genomic window of Apus apus isolate bApuApu2 chromosome 9, bApuApu2.pri.cur, whole genome shotgun sequence includes the following:
- the LOC127388443 gene encoding laminin subunit beta-2-like yields MDLLTFSLLLAWLSLVGGWQEPDQSHGCAGGSCYPATGNLLVGRAPRLSATSTCGLDGPQEYCIVSHLQDSEKCFTCDSRDPSLPESHRIENVIYLTGPHGQRTWWQSENGVEHVSIRLDLEGEFHFTHLIMKFKTFRPAAMLVERSADFGRSWKVYRYFAYNCSKLFPGIPSQPSGLVDEVLCDQRYSEIEPSSHGEVIFKVLDPSIPVADPYSTDIQDLLRVTNLRVNLTKLHTLGDNLLDTRQEVLHKYYYAVDELVLRGSCFCHGHAAHCAPAPGAPASSVPGMIHGRCVCEHHTQGLNCERCEDFYHDLPWRPAEGSSTNACRRCDCNEHSRWCHFDMAVFLATGNTSGAVCDDCQHNTMGRRCHLCKPFYYRHPRSDIRAPTACAPCDCDPAGSLDGGACDGHTDVALGMIAGQCRCKEHVAGPRCDRCQHGAYGLSHGDPQGCQPCRCDPRGTVAGSSPCDPVSGDCYCKRFVAGRSCSQCVPEFWGLSYDLGGCRPCSCDFGGAYSNRCSMEDGACPCRPHLMGRQCDQVQPGFFCAHLDYYTYEAEQATGHGHGHPQLPGAARPEVPPDCLEYETGEPGGRKGHPRPHRSSPRTLQPRIPPRRTRQQPPKPDVEEVVRDGTGRMVTWTGSGFARVRDGAGLTFRVDNVPYPMDYELLLRYEPESAEDWEAVVSVSSRVLPTSPRCGNLLPSEQMYRESLPHSQRYVLLSRPFCFEPSTPYEVTMRLQRAGVTQRHPGAFILIDSLVLLPRVSELPGFHGMEAAAAARREELERYQCLEAFRMAPPAPLAQACARLVCSVSALLHGGALPCQCDLQGSRSSECQAQGGQCECKPHVLGRRCDRCAPGSYGFGPLGCSPCACSPEGSVSQLCDLVSGQCRCQPGAVGRQCDQCQPGHWGFPACRPCQCNGHAEDCDPRTGSCLHCRDHTDGRHCERCQDGYYGDPVLGSGQQCRPCPCPGYPGTQHYHGSACHADEETHHIVCLCAPGYAGPRCDHCSPGYFGAPEMEGGVCRPCQCNNNIDASDPGACDPRTGHCLRCLYHTAGPHCAHCQPGYYGNALHRSCRRCSCDPRGTLASHCTAGICNCDRSTGACSCRPNVVGKSCDRCAPHFWSLGGPEGCEPCGCHPTHALHPSCDVVTGQCQCRPGFGGRVCSQCQDHHWGDPEHECRACECEPLGAESLQCEQGSGQCRCRPGFGGLRCNRCQRGYQDAFPRCSPCHPCFGHWDPTLGSLRDRLQHLRMQAQALQDGVSDPQLSPRRLRALEEALGHVEQLLGEGGSPGSPLLSGLPRWLDNTRTELDDFWKQLQELEQHLDQLAHADVRQRDRLAGLSRQLGGLNQTTSRLQILLGTVVAAGFSESYRSILAAAEDSRRAEAVANGTARELDRSQMTRRAAERALRQRGDAFRRSAAAARKSLRETRKRVMGLSITRVNEKICGVPGDRSCEQSPCGGALCWDSMGSRRCGGTGCTGALPVSARALSSAHNTSQQLEVALGQLGVVAQKTQEVQELARGARSQAEEALGRSQATRSRAEKATAQLRDFIRRIKAFLAEEGADPGSIELVARQVLNLSLPSSPGRIQELLQEMRKSIDQLEGVDVVLNSTAQGLAKARGLLAEGQDARERAKGVRDELVGTQRALEAARMQAAAARSTLRSSRDAIRVADSRAKEAERRLQALEGKGSQAQQRLRELAQRVAALQEQGRDARRLAQQAKDGAQRATATSGTLSQDLAQVTQRYVVLKGRVSGLAGVSGGALQRVTQLTAEARDLLNKANSNKRKLEELEQHFGANERVMAAKATRLLALEQRVWGLLEEIRERANAYATC; encoded by the exons ATGGACCTCCTGACATTCTCTCTCCTTCTGG CATGGCTGTCGCTGgtggggggctggcaggagcctgACCAGAGccatggctgtgctggtggcagctgctaCCCAGCCACTGGGAACCTGCTGGTGGGGCGAGCCCCCCGCCTGAGTGCCACCTCCACCTGCGGGCTGGACGGGCCCCAGGAGTACTGCATCGTCAGCCACCTCCAG GACTCAGAGAAGTGCTTCACCTGCGACTCCCGGGACCCATCCCTGCCTGAGAGCCACCGCATCGAGAATGTCATCTACCTGACTGGCCCCCATGGCCAGCGGACCTGGTGGCAGTCAGAGAACG GTGTGGAGCATGTCAGCATCCGCCTGGACCTGGAGGGAGAGTTCCACTTCACCCATCTCATCATGAAGTTTAAG ACCTTCCGTCCCGCGGCCATGCTGGTGGAGCGCTCGGCTGACTTCGGGCGCAGCTGGAAGGTCTACCGCTACTTCGCCTACAACTGCTCCAAGCTCTTCCCTGGCATTCCCAGCCAGCCCTCGGGGCTGGTGGACGAGGTGTTGTGTGACCAGCGCTACTCTGAGATCGAGCCCTCCAGCCATGGGGAG GTCATCTTCAAGGTGCTGGACCCCTCTATCCCTGTGGCGGATCCCTACAGCACGGACATCCAGG ACCTGCTGCGTGTCACCAACCTGCGGGTGAACCTCACCAAGCTGCACACACTGGGGGacaacctgctggacacacgCCAGGAGGTGCTGCACAAGTACTACTATGCCGTGGATGAGCTGGTGCTGCGTGGGAGCTGCTTCTGCCATGGCCATGCTGCCCATTGTGCCCCAGCACCCGGTGCTCCGGCATCCTCCGTCCCTGGCATG ATCCATGGGCGCTGTGTCTGTGAGCACCACACACAGGGGCTGAACTGTGAGCGCTGTGAGGACTTCTACCATGACCTGCCCTGGCGTCCGGCCGAGGGCTCCAGCACCAATGCCTGCCGCC GCTGCGACTGCAACGAGCACTCACGGTGGTGCCACTTCGACATGGCCGTCTTCCTGGCCACGGGGAACACCAGCGGGGCCGTGTGTGACGACTGCCAGCACAACACCATGGGCCGCCGCTGCCACCTCTGCAAGCCCTTCTACTACCGGCACCCCCGCTCCGATATCCGTGCCCCCACTGCCTGTGCCC CGTGCGACTGTGACCCGGCAGGATCGCTGGATGGGGGTGCCTGTGACGGGCACACGGACGTGGCGCTGGGCATGATCGCGGGGCAGTGCCGCTGCAAGGAGCACGTGGCCGGGCCCCGCTGTGACCGCTGCCAGCACGGCGCCTATGGCCTCAGCCACGGAGACCCACAGGGCTGCCAGC CGTGCAGGTGTGACCCGCGGGGCACGGTGGCGGGCAGCTCCCCCTGCGACCCCGTCAGTGGGGACTGCTACTGCAAACGCTTCGTGGCCGGGCGCTCCTGCAGCCAGTGCGTG CCCGAGTTCTGGGGCCTGAGCTACGACTTGGGAGGCTGCCGGCCCTGCTCCTGTGACTTCGGGGGAGCCTACAGCAACCG GTGCTCCATGGAGGATGGGGCATGTCCTTGTCGTCCTCACCTCATGGGGCGGCAGTGCGACCAGGTACAGCCCGGCTTCTTCTGTGCCCACCTTGACTACTACACCTATGAGGCCGAGCAGGCCACTGGCCATGGTCATGGCCACCCCCAGCTCCCG GGCGCTGCCCGGCCCGAGGTGCCCCCAGACTGCCTGGAGTATGAGACTGGGGAGCCTGGGGGGCGGAAGGGGCACCCACGGCCCCACCGCAGCTCCCCCCGCACCCTCCAGCCCCGCATCCCCCCACGCCGCACCCGCCAGCAGCCCCCCAAG CCAGATGTGGAGGAGGTGGTGCGGGATGGCACCGGACGCATGGTGACGTGGACGGGCTCAGGCTTTGCCCGGGTGCGGGACGGGGCTGGCCTGACCTTCCGAGTGGACAACGTGCCCTACCCCATGGACTACGAGCTGCTGCTGCGCTACGAGCCCGAG TCAGCCGAGGATTGGGAAGCCGTGGTCAGCGTCAGCTCCCGGGTGCTGCCCACCAGCCCTCGCTGTGGGAACCTGCTGCCCTCCGAGCAGATGTACCGCGAGagcctgccccacagccagag GTATGTGCTGCTGTCCCGGCCCTTCTGCTTCGAGCCCAGCACCCCCTACGAGGTGACAATGCGGCTTCAACGGGCTGGAGTCACCCAGCGCCACCCTGGTGCCTTCATCCTCATTGACTCG CTGGTACTCCTGCCACGGGTGTCGGAGCTTCCGGGCTTCCACGggatggaagcagcagcagcagcacgtCGGGAGGAGCTGGAGCGGTACCAGTGCCTGGAGGCATTTCGCAtggcccccccagcccccctggccCAGGCCTGCGCCCGCCTGGTCTGCAGCGTTTCGGCACTGCTGCACGGCGGGGCTCTGC cctgccagTGCGACCTGCAGGGCTCCCGCAGCAGCGAGTGCCAGGCGCAGGGAGGGCAGTGCGAGTGCAAGCCCCACGTCCTCGGCCGGCGCTGTGACCGCTGCGCTCCAGGCAGCTACGGCTTCGggcccctgggctgcagcc cctgtgcctgctCACCGGAGGGCTCAGTGTCACAGCTATGTGACCTAGTGAGTGGGCAGTGCCGGTGCCAGCCTGGTGCTGTGGGCCGGCAGTGTGACCAGTGCCAGCCCGGCCACTGGGGCTTCCCTGCCTGCCGGCCCTGCCAGTGCAACGGGCACGCCGAGGACTGCGACCCCCGGACcggcagctgcctgcactgccgCGACCACACCGACGGGCGGCACTGCGAGAG GTGCCAGGATGGGTACTATGGGGACCCAGTGCTGGGCTCGGGGCAGCAGTGCcggccctgcccctgccctggctACCCCGGCACACAGCACTACCATGGGAGCGCCTGCCATGCTGACGAGGAGACCCACCACATTGTCTGCCTCTGTGCACCTGGATATGCTG GGCCCCGCTGCGACCACTGCTCCCCTGGCTACTTTGGGGCGCCGGAGATGGAGGGGGGGGTGTGTCGGCCCTGCCAGTGCAACAACAACATCGATGCCAGTGACCCAGGGGCCTGCGACCCCCGCACGGGGCACTGCCTGCGCTGCCTGTACCACACTGCTGGGCCCCACTGTGCCCACTGCCAGCCTGGCTACTATGGCAATGCCCTGCACCGCAGCTGCCGGC gctgcagctgtgaCCCGCGAGGCACCCTAGCCTCCCACTGCACTGCTGGCATCTGCAACTGCGACCGCAGCACGGGTGCTTGCTCCTGCCGGCCCAACGTGGTGGGCAAGAGCTGCGACCGCTGCGCACCCCACTTCTGGAGCCTGGGAGGGCCAGAGGGCTGTGAGCCCTGCGGCTGCCACCCCACACATGCCCTGCACCCCTCCTGCGATGTG GTGACGGGGCAGTGCCAGTGCCGGCCCGGCTTTGGGGGCCGCgtctgctcccagtgccaggacCATCACTGGGGAGATCCTGAACACGAGTGCCGAG CCTGCGAGTGCGAGCCGCTGGGCGCCGAGAGCCTGCAGTGCGAGCAGGGCAGCGGGCAGTGCCGGTGCCGGCCGGGCTTCGGGGGGCTGCGCTGCAACCGCTGCCAGCGGGGCTACCAGGACGCCTTCCCCCGCTGCTCGCCCTGCCACCCCTGCTTCGGGCACTGGGACCCTACCCTGGGAAGCCTGCGGGACAGGCTGCAGCACCTGAGGATGCAggcacaggcactgcaggaTGGGGTGTCTgacccccagctcagcccccgCCGCCTGCGGGCACTGGAGGAGGCCTTGGGGCACGTGGAGCAACTGCTGGGCGAggggggcagccctggcagccccctCCTCAGTGGGCTGCCTCGGTGGCTGGACAACACCAG AACGGAACTGGATGACTTCTGGAAACAGCTCCAAGAACTGGAGCAACATCTGGATCAGCTGGCACATGCAGATGTCCGGCAACGTGACCGGCTAGCCGGGCTGAGCCGTCAGCTGGGGGGCCTCAACCAAACCACCTCCCGCCTCCAGATCCTGCTTGGCACCGTGGTGGCAGCTGGATTCAGCG AGTCGTACCGCAGCATCCTGGCAGCAGCGGAGGACTCGCGGCGGGCAGAGGCGGTGGCCAATGGCACAGCCAGAGAGCTGGACAGGTCACAGATGACACGGCGGGCGGCCGAGCGGGCGCTGCGGCAGCGGGGCGATGCTTTCCGCCGCAGCGCAGCTGCAGCACGGAAATCCTTGCGGGAGACACGGAAACGGGTGATGGGACTTAGCATCACCAGGGTCAATGAGAAG ATTTGTGGGGTACCTGGGGACCGGAGCTGCGAGCAATCACCTTGTGGAGGAGCCTTGTGCTGGGACAGCATGGGGTCACGGCGCTGTGGTGGCACAGGATGCACAGGGGCACTGCCCGTCTCAGCTCGGGCCCTGAGCAGCGCCCATAACAcctcacagcagctggaggtggcactgggACAGCTGGGGGTTGTGGCACAGAAG ACGCAGGAGGTGCAGGAGCTGGCCCGGGGGGCACGGAGCCAGGCGGAGGAGGCCCTGGGGCGCTCACAGGCCACTCGCAGCCGCGCTGAGAAGGCGACAGCCCAGCTGCGGGACTTCATCCGCCGCATCAAGGCCTTCCTGGCAG AGGAAGGAGCTGACCCAGGCAGCATCGAGCTGGTGGCCCGGCAGGTGCTGaacctctccctgcccagcagccctggccggattcaggagctgctgcaggagatgcGGAAGAGCATCGACCAGCTGGAGGgggtggatgtggtgttgaacagcacagcacaggggcTGGCCAAGGCACGGGGCCTGctggcagagggacaggatgccag GGAGCGAGCGAAAGGTGTGAGAGATGAGCTGGTGGGGACACAGCGGGCACTGGAGGCAGCACggatgcaggcagcagcagcaaggagcacCCTGCGGAGCTCCAGGGATGCCATCCGGGTGGCCGACAGCAGAGCCAAGGAG GCGGAGCGCAGGCTGCAGGCCCTGGAGGGGAAGGGGTCACAGGCACAGCAGCGGCTGCGGGAGCTGGCGCAGCGCGTCGCcgccctgcaggagcagggccgGGATGCCCGCCGCCTGGCACAGCAAGCCAAGGATGGGGCGCAGCGTGCCACCGCCACCTCGGGGACACTCAGCCAG GACCTGGCGCAGGTGACGCAGCGCTACGTGGTGCTGAAGGGCCGGGTGAGCGGGCTGGCCGGGGTGTCTGGTGGGGCCCTGCAGCGTGTGACACAGCTGACAGCGGAGGCCAGGGACCTCCTGAACAAGGCCAACAGCAACAAGAGGAAGCTGGAAG agctggagcagcacttCGGGGCCAACGAGCGGGTGATGGCGGCGAAGGCGACGCGACTGCTGGCGTTGGAGCAGCgggtctgggggctgctggaggagatcCGAGAAAGGGCCAACGCTTATGCCACCTGCTAG
- the CCDC71 gene encoding coiled-coil domain-containing protein 71: MNIAVKNAEEKAVHSWSRISSAGQKVLEEALRVFNPMSKDLSDTETQLVAFIQGLKEEGYQPTILRSKDVYGYSSCTADTPSQREQSTPQRCAGAEAARSTAAVAKGDPSPTSLSGNSPKVPTQPVSIGDSTNLLLSSLKQTRSGTSKAAAVGFPAGMYPDVYPAMRLSVVLDALVPLKTTTSCLESKYTRGRLGISASDLKLLKASSPPRQFSSRKTTKITEGKGYKHLIKTAPDPATLALNLLKRPKGGVLRESNACKASGVLNGRVTGSSSQGCATAPQSKTLKIIDKAPLVGKTEWKGSNTYRESTGQKRRGATEVREAPQRKKANTIPARNKSQQAQSTLNLLKFRAIKVGSSSSDDEVRRRAQKILRVNLSPVIRIQPLSHSHNVP, encoded by the coding sequence ATGAATATTGCAGTGAAAAATGCGGAAGAGAAAGCTGTCCATTCCTGGTCCAGAATTTCCTCTGCAGGACAGAAAGTGCTGGAGGAAGCCCTGCGAGTCTTCAACCCCATGTCCAAGGACCTTTCGGACACAGAGACCCAGCTGGTGGCCTTCatccagggcctgaaggaggAGGGCTACCAGCCCACAATTCTGAGAAGCAAGGATGTGTACGGGTACAGCTCGTGCACGGCAGACACGCCGAGCCAGAGGGAACAGAGCACCCCGCAGCGCTGCGCCGGTGCCGAGGCCGCTCGGAGCACAGCAGCCGTGGCCAAGGGGGACCCTTCACCCACCAGCCTTTCGGGGAACTCTCCGAAAGTCCCcactcagcctgtctccatagggGATTCCACAAATCTCCTCTTGAGCTCCTTGAAGCAGACAAGGTCCGGCACATCCAAGGCTGCGGCAGTGGGCTTCCCTGCGGGCATGTATCCTGACGTGTACCCAGCCATGAGACTGTCGGTGGTCCTGGATGCTCTGGTGCCACTGAAAACAACCACGTCCTGTTTGGAGTCCAAGTACACACGAGGGCGTCTTGGGATCTCAGCCTCGGACCTTAAACTCCTCAAGGCTTCCAGTCCACCCAGGCAGTTTTCTTCACGCAAGACCACTAAAATAACAGAAGGTAAGGGGTACAAGCATTTGATAAAGACAGCACCGGATCCTGCCACCCTAGCTTTAAACCTTCTGAAGAGACCAAAGGGTGGGGTGCTGCGGGAGAGCAATGCCTGCAAAGCCTCAGGAGTCCTCAACGGGAGAGTCACAGGCAGCTCCTCTCAGGGCTGTGCCACAGCTCCACAGTCCAAGACCTTGAAAATTATAGATAAGGCACCTCTGGTGGGAAAAACGGAGTGGAAAGGCAGCAACACTTACCGGGAGAGTACTgggcagaagaggagaggagctACAGAGGTAAGAGAAGCAccacagaggaagaaagcaaataccATTCCTGCCCGAAACAAATCTCAACAGGCTCAGAGCACTTTGAACCTGCTGAAATTCCGGGCCATCAAGGTGGGCAGCTCTTCTTCTGACGATGAAGTGAGGAGGAGAGCACAGAAGATTCTTAGAGTCAACCTGTCCCCTGTGATCCGAATTCAGCCCTTGTCCCACTCTCACAACGTTCCCTGA
- the KLHDC8B gene encoding kelch domain-containing protein 8B produces MAAGAGAFAWAAFPAMPTRRVYCSAVHRDGQLFVLGGCGGSGRALGAAEVLDLPAQRWTALPPLPTPRAGAAALALGKQILVVGGVDAAQSPLASVEVYHVDEGKWEKKAALAQPSMGISAVQRDGAVYALGGMGADTSPQALVRVYEPAKDHWQPLPSMPTPCYGASAFLQGNKIFVLGGRQGKLPVTAFEAFDLETRSWTRYPSLPSRRAFAACAMADGVVFSLGGLQQPGPHNFYSRPHFVNTVEMFDPTQGAWSKPSRAIRMREKRADFVAGCLGGRVVAVGGLGNQSCPLDSVEGFSLSRKKWEPLPPMPTGRCSCSSCPAPSLLFVIGGVAQGPSGAVEALCLREAP; encoded by the exons ATGGCGGCGGGCGCGGGTGCCTTTGCGTGGGCCGCCTTCCCCGCCATGCCCACGCGGCGCGTGTATTGCAGCGCCGTGCACCGCGACGGGCAGCTCTTCGtgctggggggctgcgggggcagcGGGCGAGCCCTGGGTGCAGCTGAGGTGCTCGACCTCCCGGCCCAGCGCTGGACCGCGCTCCCGCCGCTGCCCACGCCGCGGGCCGGTGCTGCCGCCCTTGCCCTGGGCAAGCAGATCCTGGTGGTGGGCGGAGTGGATGCTGCACAAAGCCCCCTCGCCTCCGTCGAGGTCTACCACGTGGATGAGGGCAAGTGGGAGAAGAAGGCAGCCCTGGCTCAGCCCTCCATGGGCATCTCAGCTGTGCAGagag ATGGGGCTGTCTATGCACTTGGGGGAATGGGTGCGGACACCTCTCCCCAGGCACTGGTCCGTGTCTACGAGCCAGCAAAGGACCactggcagcccctgccctccaTGCCCACTCCCTGCTATGGGgcctctgccttcctgcaggGCAACAAGATCTTCGTCCTGG GGGGCCGGCAGGGCAAGTTGCCTGTCACAGCCTTCGAGGCCTTCGACCTGGAGACAAGGAGCTGGACACGCTaccccagcctgcccagccgCCGCGCCTTCGCTGCCTGTGCCATGGCTGATGGTGTTGTCTTcagcctgggggggctgcagcagccagggcccCACAACTTCTATTCCCGTCCCCACTTTGTCAACACCGTGGAGATGTTTGACCCCACACAGG GTGCGTGGAGCAAGCCGAGCCGTGCCATCCGCATGAGGGAGAAGAGAGCTGACTTTGTGGCTGGCTGCCTGGGAGGAAGAGTGGTGGCCGTGGGTGGCCTTG GGAACCAGTCCTGCCCGCTGGACTCGGTGGAAGGCTTCAGCCTCTCGCGGAAGAAGTGGGAGCCGCTGCCCCCCATGCCCACTGGccgctgctcctgctccagctgcccgGCGCCCAGCCTGCTCTTCGTCATCGGGGGGGTGGCCCAGGGCCCCAGCGGAGCCGTCGAGGCTCTGTGCCTGCGCGAGGCACCCTGA